From one Nematostella vectensis chromosome 7, jaNemVect1.1, whole genome shotgun sequence genomic stretch:
- the LOC5520697 gene encoding C-type lectin mannose-binding isoform — MKKLILFIVLLLAHTSMLFSGYTYKDRGFGGPPMITTFANGWFSCISECEANSNCVAYEYEYSAEQNGICLLFNCGINSPGNSLYFRDGFVAQQLKDIPASQSCCCSARTSAMKDVNPFNGSCFAISADKATWENAKMTCESHMMQLASIHSLNENRLISSMMENEIGTAWIGLRNYTDAKGLAWIDGTPVDFLNWATSEPNWNGNCVRVRARDNDWLDRQCSSTFVCVCVCA, encoded by the exons ATGAAAAAGTTGATACTTTTTATCGTTCTCCTTTTAGCACATACGTCGATGTTGTTTTCGGGTTACACCTACAAGGATAGGGGCTTTGGAGGGCCGCCTATGATTACAACATTCGCGAATGGATGGTTTTCTTGTATTAGCGAGTGCGAGGCGAACTCGAATTGCGTCGCTTACGAGTACGAATACAGCGCTGAACAAAACGGAATCTGTCTCCTCTTTAACTGCGGAATAAACTCCCCAGGAAACAGTCTATATTTCCGCGATGGATTCGTTGCGCAGCAACTCAAAGATATCCCA GCGTCGCAGTCTTGTTGTTGCAGCGCAAGGACATCTGCAATGAAAG ACGTAAACCCTTTCAATGGCTCCTGTTTCGCTATTTCGGCTGACAAGGCAACTTGGGAGAATGCGAAGATGACATGCGAATCCCATATGATGCAGCTAGCGTCAATACATAGCTTAAACGAGAACAGGCTTATATCCAGCATGATGGAGAATGAAATTGGTACCGCATGGATAGGCCTCCGTAATTATACTGATGCCAAAGGCTTAGCCTGGATCGATGGGACCCCTGTGGACTTCTTAAACTGGGCAACATCTGAGCCAAATTGGAATGGAAATTGCGTTCGAGTAAGAGCCAGGGACAACGATTGGTTGGATCGACAGTGCAGCTCGacttttgtttgtgtttgtgtttgtgCTTGA
- the LOC116604047 gene encoding uncharacterized protein LOC116604047, translating into MHVVKRKQFMCKDAMRVQKSTQVRLDEINYRIDKDKRRIVQLNNFERIRVCNELREIRRVFVPSYIPGNTSEAQRTNNKLLTFNKQRLPHENKEAIGAQDKGRESSSPVSLPLRKLSSNLSMHDGPKVMKNQTDSFEDTTISLIGSKSGTTLFQSPQAYETRDSSTILQPQNSTTIMKQKFSNETEVKTKEGEKSRSISSASRCVQTPKGPIVSDTMASVTTGYMAFKKLLKNKRENIVRDSYVSPRYRRGSCDEGIEANSMGFLPIQKPQASKEGQLEVNMDERADYCDRTKTLAAKMCQTSLNKK; encoded by the coding sequence ATGCACGTCGTCAAACGCAAACAGTTCATGTGCAAGGACGCCATGAGAGTGCAGAAATCAACACAGGTTCGTCTGGATGAGATTAATTACCGAATAGACAAAGACAAACGAAGGATTGTACAGCTAAATAACTTTGAGCGAATCCGGGTTTGTAACGAACTAAGGGAAATAAGGCGAGTGTTTGTACCGAGTTACATCCCAGGAAATACAAGCGAAGCTCAACGAACGAACAACAAGCTTCtgacttttaataaacaacGGCTACCTCACGAGAACAAAGAGGCAATCGGTGCTCAAGATAAAGGCAGGGAAAGCTCCTCGCCAGTTTCTTTGCCTCTACGGAAACTTTCTTCAAACCTGTCAATGCATGATGGTCCAAAAGTCATGAAAAATCAGACAGACAGCTTCGAGGATACGACAATCTCTTTGATTGGCTCAAAGTCAGGCACGACTCTTTTTCAAAGTCCTCAAGCTTATGAAACTAGGGATTCCTCAACAATACTGCAGCCGCAAAATAGTACGACAATTATGAAACAGAAGTTTTCTAACGAGACGGAGGTGAAGACAAAAGAGGGAGAAAAGAGTCGTAGTATTTCATCGGCAAGCCGCTGCGTACAGACACCAAAAGGGCCAATCGTATCGGACACGATGGCATCGGTCACCACAGGCTACATGGCGTTCAAAAAACTACTCAAAAATAAGAGAGAAAACATAGTAAGGGATTCGTACGTCAGCCCTCGATACAGGAGGGGTAGTTGTGATGAAGGAATCGAAGCAAACTCCATGGGTTTTCTACCCATTCAAAAACCACAAGCTTCTAAAGAAGGACAATTGGAGGTCAATATGGACGAGCGCGCCGATTACTGTGACCGGACCAAGACACTAGCAGCTAAAATGTGCCAAACAAGTCTCAACAAAAAATAG